A genomic segment from Bosea sp. OAE506 encodes:
- a CDS encoding thioesterase family protein, whose translation MNLWFRLIWLLVTSPFRPRLEPLAEPSRLSFRVWLHDLDTSLHMNNGRYWSLMDLGRTDVMLRTGLWRAVLRHRWVPVVNGGMIRFRRELRAFQRFRLDTEILCWTQSWLVIEHRLVTRGKDGTETIAAHALVRVALYDRSERAYVPVARLMSEIGTQAESPPPRPDVTAFLAAEDAMRSTAAGPAT comes from the coding sequence ATGAATCTCTGGTTCCGCCTCATCTGGCTCCTCGTCACGAGCCCCTTCCGCCCCCGGTTGGAACCGCTGGCGGAGCCCTCGCGGCTCTCCTTCCGCGTCTGGCTTCATGACCTCGACACCTCGCTGCACATGAACAACGGCCGTTACTGGTCGCTGATGGATCTCGGCCGCACCGATGTGATGCTGCGCACGGGGTTGTGGCGGGCCGTGCTGCGCCACCGCTGGGTGCCGGTGGTCAATGGCGGCATGATTCGCTTCCGCCGGGAGCTGCGCGCCTTCCAGCGCTTTCGCCTGGATACCGAGATCCTGTGCTGGACACAGAGCTGGCTGGTGATCGAGCACCGCCTCGTGACCCGCGGCAAGGACGGCACCGAGACCATCGCGGCTCATGCGCTGGTCCGGGTCGCGCTCTATGACCGCTCGGAGCGAGCCTACGTGCCTGTCGCGCGCCTGATGAGCGAGATCGGGACGCAGGCGGAAAGCCCGCCGCCGCGGCCGGATGTCACCGCCTTCCTCGCCGCGGAAGATGCAATGCGCAGCACCGCTGCTGGCCCCGCGACCTGA
- a CDS encoding protein tyrosine phosphatase: MPSLHVSPLSKLNETVAAVRPSHLVTLINVGTVVERPAGIAEANHLFLGLSDISAPMDGHVVPAEAHVERFLAFTRRWDRAAPILIHCWAGISRSTAAAYIAACALAPERDEAELAARLRQASPSATPNARLVAIADAMLGRDGRMREAIAGIGRGADAFEGTPFALKWD; encoded by the coding sequence ATGCCGAGCCTGCATGTCTCCCCGCTGTCGAAGCTCAACGAGACCGTCGCCGCCGTGCGGCCCAGCCATCTCGTGACGCTGATCAATGTCGGCACGGTGGTGGAGCGCCCGGCCGGCATCGCGGAGGCCAACCACCTGTTCCTCGGCTTGTCCGACATCAGCGCGCCGATGGACGGCCATGTCGTGCCGGCCGAGGCCCACGTCGAGCGGTTCCTGGCTTTCACGCGACGCTGGGACCGCGCGGCGCCGATCCTGATCCATTGCTGGGCCGGGATCAGCCGCTCGACCGCGGCGGCCTACATCGCCGCCTGCGCGCTTGCTCCGGAGCGCGACGAGGCCGAGCTCGCCGCCCGCCTGCGGCAGGCCTCGCCCTCGGCCACGCCCAATGCCCGGCTCGTCGCCATCGCCGACGCGATGCTGGGTCGCGACGGGCGCATGCGTGAGGCGATCGCCGGCATCGGGCGCGGCGCGGATGCGTTCGAAGGCACGCCTTTCGCGCTGAAATGGGATTGA
- a CDS encoding Lrp/AsnC family transcriptional regulator, with protein sequence MTTIELDSRDRAILRILQADGRITNSDLAEKVHLSPSACLRRVRQLEESGLIRGYAMILDDKIAGFPGTAFVFVTLDQQGRASLEGFEQAVQNLPEILECHLLAGAHDYLMRVIYRDSADFERIHTDIITQLPGVTRVQSTLTLRSIKKSSALPV encoded by the coding sequence ATGACCACGATCGAACTCGATTCACGCGACCGCGCCATCCTGCGGATCCTGCAGGCGGATGGCCGGATCACGAACTCCGATCTCGCCGAAAAGGTGCATCTGTCGCCCTCGGCCTGCCTGCGCCGGGTGCGCCAGCTCGAGGAGAGCGGGCTGATCCGCGGCTATGCGATGATCCTCGACGACAAGATCGCGGGGTTTCCGGGCACCGCATTTGTCTTCGTGACGCTCGACCAGCAGGGCCGCGCCTCGCTGGAGGGCTTCGAGCAGGCGGTGCAGAACCTGCCCGAGATCCTCGAATGCCATCTGCTCGCCGGCGCGCATGACTATCTGATGCGGGTGATCTATCGCGACAGCGCCGACTTCGAGCGCATCCACACCGACATCATCACGCAGCTGCCGGGCGTCACCCGCGTCCAGTCGACGCTGACGCTGCGCTCGATCAAGAAGAGCTCGGCCCTTCCCGTCTGA
- a CDS encoding exodeoxyribonuclease VII small subunit, with product MSEAISNDDVAALPFEAALKQLEDIVARLERGDVPLEESIAIYTRGEALKSRCDALLKQAEARIEKITLSADGKPTGTAPLDVDR from the coding sequence GTGAGCGAAGCCATCTCCAACGACGACGTCGCCGCCCTGCCCTTCGAGGCAGCGCTGAAGCAGCTCGAGGATATCGTCGCCCGGCTGGAGCGGGGCGACGTGCCGCTCGAGGAATCGATCGCGATCTACACGCGCGGCGAGGCGCTGAAGTCGCGCTGCGACGCGCTGCTGAAGCAGGCCGAGGCTCGCATCGAGAAGATCACCCTCTCCGCCGACGGCAAGCCGACGGGCACCGCCCCGCTCGACGTGGATCGGTAG
- a CDS encoding pirin family protein, which produces MSQLPAEDPVLGDARSCEAIEQVIVPRAHDLGGFSVRRALPSVGRKMVGPFIFFDQMGPAEFLLGQGIDVRPHPHIGLSTVTYLFDGEIMHRDSLGTALPIRPGAVNLMTAGRGIVHSERTGLEERQKPPKLFGIQAWLALPKSHEETAPAFVHHAAPELPRIVEGGKRISLIMGSAYGQTSPVSFPWDALYAEAVLSPGAILPLDSDYDERAIYIVSGKVDIAGDEFGAGQLLIFKPGDRISILGIDQTRLMIVGGEPMDGPRHIWWNFVSSSKERIDQAKAEWKAGRFDTVPGDEAEFIPLPEG; this is translated from the coding sequence ATGTCCCAGCTTCCCGCCGAAGACCCCGTCCTGGGCGATGCCCGCTCCTGCGAGGCGATCGAGCAGGTCATCGTGCCACGCGCGCATGATCTTGGCGGCTTCTCGGTTCGCCGCGCGCTGCCCTCGGTGGGGCGCAAGATGGTCGGGCCCTTCATCTTCTTCGACCAGATGGGGCCTGCGGAATTCCTGCTCGGCCAGGGGATCGATGTCCGCCCGCACCCGCATATCGGGCTCTCGACCGTGACCTATCTCTTCGACGGCGAGATCATGCACCGGGATTCGCTGGGCACCGCGCTGCCGATCCGTCCCGGGGCGGTCAATCTGATGACGGCGGGGCGCGGCATCGTCCACTCCGAGCGCACCGGGCTGGAGGAGCGCCAGAAGCCGCCGAAGCTGTTCGGCATCCAGGCCTGGCTCGCCTTGCCGAAATCGCATGAGGAGACCGCGCCGGCCTTCGTCCACCATGCGGCCCCCGAACTGCCGCGGATCGTGGAAGGCGGCAAGCGCATCAGCCTGATCATGGGCTCGGCCTATGGCCAGACCTCGCCCGTCAGCTTTCCCTGGGATGCGCTCTATGCCGAGGCCGTGCTCTCGCCGGGCGCGATCCTGCCGCTCGATTCCGATTATGACGAGCGCGCGATCTATATCGTCTCCGGAAAGGTCGACATTGCCGGCGACGAGTTCGGCGCCGGGCAGTTGCTGATCTTCAAGCCGGGCGACCGCATCTCGATCCTCGGCATCGACCAGACCCGGCTGATGATCGTCGGCGGCGAGCCGATGGACGGCCCCCGCCACATCTGGTGGAACTTCGTCTCCTCGTCGAAGGAGCGGATCGACCAGGCCAAGGCGGAATGGAAGGCGGGGCGCTTCGACACCGTGCCGGGCGACGAGGCCGAGTTCATCCCGCTGCCCGAGGGGTGA
- a CDS encoding MFS transporter codes for MTPTAFPILLLPGTMAQFADRLALDTITLAATQGGASPRLVGLLVAAQSAAWLLVSLPAGVFSDRLAPRDLIRFGGALIATGAAAGAALLALGHTGWLLAATSFAAAAGAVVIALSIFVLMPRTVAIADLPRANGRLELGRAVFSLAAPLIAGWAVSRGQGWLGLSLCALAGVLALAAASRLPGERPPPPPRLPLHRAIAEGGRFVARHPYLRPIALCAIAWNLAFFAFTAMVAPYAARILLLAPERIGLATAVYGAGLIAGAVSGATLIARLPVGIVLVFGPASSLLGAALLALAPPAFGWPALALAFFLFGFGPILWFIAQTSLRQAVTPPHLLGRVSATLTTAIYGMRPLGALAGGLAAEYGGLEAAIGLPVVLFALSALAILASPMPRLKAMPEGELTPRAAG; via the coding sequence GTGACGCCCACCGCCTTCCCGATCCTGCTGCTCCCCGGGACCATGGCCCAGTTCGCCGACCGGCTGGCGCTCGACACGATCACGCTGGCGGCGACGCAAGGTGGCGCCAGCCCGCGCCTCGTCGGCCTGCTGGTCGCGGCCCAGTCCGCGGCCTGGCTGCTGGTGTCGCTGCCGGCCGGCGTATTCTCCGACAGGCTCGCCCCGCGCGATCTCATCCGCTTCGGTGGGGCCCTGATCGCGACGGGCGCGGCGGCAGGCGCGGCTCTGCTGGCGCTCGGCCACACCGGCTGGCTGCTGGCCGCGACGAGCTTTGCCGCTGCGGCCGGCGCGGTGGTGATCGCGCTGTCGATCTTCGTGCTGATGCCGCGCACCGTCGCGATCGCCGACCTGCCGCGCGCGAATGGGCGGCTCGAACTGGGCCGCGCCGTCTTCAGCCTGGCGGCGCCGCTGATCGCCGGCTGGGCGGTTTCGCGTGGGCAGGGCTGGCTCGGCTTGAGCCTCTGCGCGCTCGCGGGCGTGCTGGCGCTGGCGGCTGCCTCCCGCCTGCCGGGCGAGCGCCCGCCGCCGCCGCCGCGGCTGCCACTGCACCGGGCCATCGCCGAAGGCGGCCGCTTCGTCGCCCGCCACCCCTATCTGCGGCCGATCGCGCTCTGCGCCATCGCCTGGAACCTCGCCTTCTTCGCCTTCACCGCGATGGTGGCGCCCTATGCCGCGCGCATTCTGCTGCTGGCCCCGGAGCGGATCGGCCTCGCCACGGCCGTCTATGGCGCCGGGTTGATCGCCGGAGCGGTCAGTGGCGCGACCCTCATCGCGCGACTGCCGGTGGGGATCGTCCTCGTCTTCGGCCCAGCCTCGTCACTGCTCGGGGCGGCCCTGCTGGCGCTGGCGCCGCCCGCCTTCGGCTGGCCCGCGCTCGCGCTCGCCTTCTTCCTCTTCGGCTTCGGCCCGATCCTCTGGTTCATCGCCCAGACCAGCCTGCGCCAGGCGGTGACGCCGCCGCATCTGCTCGGCCGCGTCAGCGCGACGCTGACCACGGCGATCTATGGCATGCGCCCGCTCGGCGCTCTGGCGGGCGGGCTCGCGGCCGAATACGGGGGGCTGGAGGCGGCGATCGGGCTGCCAGTCGTGCTCTTTGCCCTCTCGGCGCTCGCGATCCTCGCCTCGCCGATGCCGCGGCTGAAGGCGATGCCGGAGGGAGAGCTCACCCCTCGGGCAGCGGGATGA
- a CDS encoding amidase: MDTASRSSSDPALWPAHVLAREIAARRLSPVDVVEALLARIERLDPKLHAFVDVYADDARLAAEAAEKAIRAGHAVGPLHGMPVALKDLIDLEGRITTGGSAHWRGRRSTMTATIARRMFAQGMIVLGKTHTVEFAYGGWGTNEHMGTPWNPWDEAVPHTPGGSSSGSGVAVAARLAPWAIGTDTGGSVRLPAAFCGITGLKVTIGRIPVTGVIPLSATLDTPGPMARSVEDCALLYDVLQGPDAADPNTRGVMSESPMSTLRRGVRGLRLARMPQRDRAGCDAQVLAAYDRSLTTLAGLGAEIVDIDLPWPLEHFTTTSGIVMAEAFFNGGAMAQDASAPLDPAVRARFLAGAELTAQDYLATKAFQAQAKRDLAVAMADIDALLTPSTATPAIPLDAVDQDVMPSRFTRFGNVMEMCGLSLPNGFTASGLPLSLQISCLGYQEAMALRIGFAFQQATDHHLAIPPMVA, from the coding sequence ATGGACACCGCCTCTCGCAGCAGTTCGGACCCGGCCCTGTGGCCGGCCCATGTCCTGGCGCGGGAGATCGCGGCCCGGCGGCTCTCGCCCGTCGATGTCGTCGAGGCGCTGCTGGCACGGATCGAGCGGCTCGACCCGAAGCTGCACGCTTTCGTCGACGTCTATGCCGACGATGCGCGGCTCGCCGCCGAGGCTGCGGAGAAGGCGATCCGCGCCGGCCATGCGGTGGGGCCGTTGCACGGCATGCCGGTCGCGCTGAAGGATCTGATCGACCTCGAGGGGCGCATCACCACCGGCGGCTCGGCCCATTGGCGCGGCCGCCGCTCGACCATGACCGCAACCATCGCCAGGCGCATGTTCGCCCAGGGCATGATCGTGCTCGGCAAGACGCATACGGTCGAGTTCGCCTATGGCGGCTGGGGCACCAACGAACACATGGGCACGCCCTGGAACCCCTGGGACGAGGCCGTGCCGCACACGCCGGGCGGCTCCTCCAGCGGCTCCGGCGTCGCCGTCGCTGCAAGGCTGGCGCCCTGGGCGATCGGAACGGATACGGGCGGATCGGTCCGGCTGCCGGCCGCCTTCTGCGGCATCACCGGGCTGAAGGTCACGATCGGGCGCATCCCGGTCACCGGCGTCATCCCGCTCTCCGCGACGCTCGACACGCCCGGGCCGATGGCGCGCAGCGTCGAGGATTGCGCTCTGCTCTACGACGTCCTGCAGGGGCCCGATGCCGCCGACCCGAACACCCGCGGCGTCATGTCCGAGAGCCCGATGTCGACGCTGCGGCGCGGCGTGCGCGGCCTGCGCCTCGCTCGCATGCCGCAGCGCGACCGCGCTGGCTGCGACGCGCAGGTGCTGGCGGCCTATGACCGCTCGCTGACCACGCTCGCCGGCCTCGGCGCCGAGATCGTCGACATCGATCTGCCCTGGCCGCTCGAGCATTTCACCACGACGAGCGGCATCGTCATGGCCGAAGCTTTCTTCAACGGCGGTGCCATGGCGCAGGACGCCTCCGCGCCGCTCGACCCGGCGGTCCGCGCCCGCTTCCTCGCCGGCGCTGAACTGACCGCGCAGGATTATCTGGCCACGAAGGCCTTCCAGGCCCAGGCCAAGCGCGACCTCGCCGTGGCGATGGCCGATATCGACGCCCTGCTGACCCCGAGCACCGCCACCCCTGCGATCCCGCTCGATGCGGTCGATCAGGATGTGATGCCGTCGCGCTTCACGCGTTTCGGCAATGTCATGGAGATGTGCGGGCTGTCGCTGCCCAACGGCTTCACCGCGTCGGGCCTGCCGCTCTCGCTGCAGATCTCCTGCCTGGGCTATCAGGAGGCGATGGCGCTTCGCATCGGCTTCGCCTTCCAGCAGGCGACGGATCACCACCTCGCCATCCCGCCCATGGTGGCCTGA
- a CDS encoding ABC transporter substrate-binding protein, which yields MRFKGSAEVAGRCRAALRIALLAGLACVGLSQPAQSQGTLRIAMTAADIPTATGMPNNGFEGMRFLGYPVFESLVLWDLTTTDRLAPLRPGLAERWEQAPGDPTTWIFHLRRGVTFHDGTPFDADAVIWNFERYFNKDAPQFEAPAAAIIRARAPIMTGYRKIDASTVAITTNSAASYFPYMVSLALLSSPASFEKAGRDWAKTALLPSAGTGPFRIASVVPRERVELVRHDGYWDAAGKAKLDKVVLLPMPEANARLAALRTGQVDWIEVPPTDGIPSLRQAGFAITTGSYPHVWPWLFNIGAADSPLKDVRVRQALNYCVDRDGIVALLNGTAEPAIGWLKASDPAFGKPANRYRFDPAKAKALLAEAGFGPQKPLTFKVMISTSGSGQMAPLPMNEFLQASMREACDIRIEFNVSEWQVLLNSMRAQPDQPSLGGSLALNIAGPSTDPSVMARYFGAASAPPNGFNFPQWKDAAFEAALAKLAAANDPRVIEAQTAFAHERLVDDPPWLYVVHDLNPRAMSKKVQGFVSPQSWFVDLTRISMQ from the coding sequence ATGCGTTTCAAGGGGTCTGCAGAGGTCGCGGGGCGGTGCAGGGCCGCTCTCAGGATCGCGTTGCTGGCCGGGCTGGCCTGCGTCGGTCTCAGCCAGCCAGCGCAGTCGCAGGGCACGCTCCGCATCGCCATGACGGCGGCCGACATCCCCACCGCCACCGGCATGCCCAACAACGGCTTCGAGGGAATGCGTTTCCTCGGCTACCCCGTCTTCGAGAGCCTCGTGCTGTGGGATCTCACCACCACGGATCGTCTGGCGCCGCTGCGGCCGGGCCTGGCCGAGCGCTGGGAGCAGGCTCCCGGCGACCCGACGACCTGGATCTTCCATCTGCGCCGCGGCGTCACCTTCCATGACGGGACGCCCTTCGATGCCGATGCGGTGATCTGGAACTTCGAGCGCTATTTCAACAAGGATGCGCCGCAGTTCGAGGCGCCGGCGGCCGCGATCATCCGGGCCCGGGCGCCGATCATGACCGGCTACCGCAAGATCGACGCCTCGACCGTGGCGATCACCACCAACTCGGCCGCCTCCTACTTCCCCTACATGGTCTCGCTGGCGCTGCTGAGCTCGCCCGCCTCCTTCGAGAAGGCCGGCCGCGATTGGGCGAAGACGGCGCTGCTGCCGTCGGCCGGCACCGGTCCGTTCCGGATCGCCAGCGTGGTCCCGCGCGAGCGCGTCGAACTGGTGCGCCATGACGGCTACTGGGACGCCGCCGGCAAGGCGAAGCTCGACAAGGTCGTGCTGCTGCCCATGCCGGAGGCGAATGCGCGGCTGGCGGCTCTGCGCACCGGCCAGGTCGACTGGATCGAGGTCCCGCCGACGGACGGCATCCCGTCGCTGCGGCAGGCGGGCTTCGCCATCACGACGGGCTCCTACCCGCATGTCTGGCCCTGGCTGTTCAACATCGGCGCGGCGGACAGCCCGCTGAAGGATGTGCGCGTCCGCCAGGCCCTGAACTACTGTGTCGACCGCGACGGCATCGTCGCCCTGCTCAATGGCACGGCCGAGCCGGCCATCGGCTGGCTCAAGGCCAGCGACCCTGCCTTCGGCAAGCCCGCCAATCGCTATCGCTTCGACCCCGCCAAGGCGAAGGCGTTGCTGGCCGAGGCCGGGTTCGGCCCGCAGAAGCCGCTGACCTTCAAGGTCATGATCTCGACCTCGGGCTCCGGCCAGATGGCGCCGCTGCCGATGAACGAGTTCCTCCAGGCCAGCATGAGGGAGGCCTGCGACATCCGGATCGAGTTCAACGTCTCGGAATGGCAGGTCCTGCTCAACAGCATGCGCGCCCAGCCCGACCAGCCCTCGCTGGGCGGCTCGCTCGCCCTCAACATCGCCGGCCCCTCGACCGATCCGAGCGTCATGGCCCGCTATTTCGGCGCCGCCAGCGCCCCGCCCAACGGCTTCAACTTCCCGCAATGGAAGGATGCCGCCTTCGAGGCCGCGCTGGCGAAGCTCGCCGCGGCGAACGATCCCCGCGTGATCGAGGCGCAGACCGCGTTCGCGCATGAGCGGCTGGTGGACGATCCGCCCTGGCTGTATGTTGTCCACGATCTCAATCCGCGCGCCATGTCGAAGAAGGTCCAGGGCTTTGTCTCCCCGCAATCCTGGTTCGTCGATTTGACCCGCATCAGCATGCAGTGA
- the dxs gene encoding 1-deoxy-D-xylulose-5-phosphate synthase, producing the protein MTQRPHTPILDRVHTPDDLRKLPDSDLRQVAEELRQETISAVSVTGGHLGAGLGVVELTVALHHVFDTPRDRLIWDVGHQAYPHKILTGRRERIRTLRQPGGLSGFTRRSESEYDPFGAAHSSTSISAGLGMAVARDLAGGSNNVIAVIGDGAMSAGMAYEAMNNAGALGSRLVVILNDNDMSIAPPVGAMSAYLARLVSGRTYRSLREIGKHLAERLPRFFHEKAKRTEEFARGFFTGGTLFEELGFYYVGPIDGHNLDHLLPVLRNVRDSQTGPILVHVVTQKGKGYAPAEASADKYHGVVKFDPVTGQQAKAPANAPSYTAVFGNALIKAAREDDKIVAVTAAMPSGTGIDAFGKEFPARTFDVGIAEQHAVTFAAGLATEGYKPFCAIYSTFMQRAYDQVVHDVAIQKLPVRFALDRAGLVGADGATHAGAFDIAYLACLPDMVVMAAADEAELTHMVATAAAFDEGPIAFRYPRGEGVGVEIPDIGVPLEIGRGRVVREGSRVALLSLGTRLAECLMAAEQLGQRGLSTTVADARFAKPLDEALILRLAREHEILVTVEEGSVGGFGAHVLHLLARCGALDGGLKVRTLTLPDTYQEHDKPEAMYAAAGLDAAGIVRTVEGALGVPVAARRA; encoded by the coding sequence GTGACCCAGCGCCCTCACACGCCGATCCTCGACCGCGTCCACACGCCCGACGATCTCCGCAAACTGCCCGACAGCGATCTGCGTCAGGTCGCCGAGGAGTTGCGGCAGGAGACGATCAGCGCCGTCTCCGTAACGGGCGGCCATCTCGGCGCCGGTCTCGGCGTCGTCGAGCTGACGGTCGCACTGCACCACGTCTTCGATACGCCGCGCGACCGGCTGATCTGGGATGTCGGGCATCAGGCCTATCCCCACAAGATCCTCACCGGCCGGCGCGAGCGCATCCGCACCCTGCGCCAGCCCGGCGGACTGTCCGGCTTCACGCGTCGTTCGGAGAGCGAATACGACCCCTTTGGCGCGGCGCATTCCTCGACCTCGATCTCGGCCGGTCTCGGCATGGCGGTGGCCCGCGATCTCGCCGGCGGCAGCAACAATGTCATCGCCGTGATCGGCGACGGGGCGATGTCGGCCGGCATGGCCTATGAGGCGATGAACAATGCGGGAGCGCTCGGCTCGCGCCTCGTCGTCATCCTCAACGACAACGACATGTCGATCGCCCCGCCCGTCGGCGCGATGTCGGCCTATCTCGCCCGCCTCGTCTCGGGGCGGACCTATCGCTCGCTGCGCGAGATCGGCAAGCATCTGGCCGAGCGGCTGCCGCGCTTCTTCCACGAGAAGGCCAAGCGCACGGAGGAGTTCGCGCGCGGCTTCTTCACCGGCGGGACGCTGTTCGAGGAGCTGGGCTTCTACTATGTCGGCCCGATCGACGGGCATAATCTAGACCATCTGCTGCCGGTCCTGCGCAATGTGCGCGACTCGCAGACGGGGCCGATCCTCGTCCATGTCGTGACGCAGAAGGGCAAGGGCTACGCTCCCGCCGAGGCCAGCGCCGACAAGTATCACGGGGTGGTCAAGTTCGACCCGGTCACAGGCCAGCAGGCCAAGGCGCCCGCCAATGCGCCGAGCTACACGGCCGTTTTCGGCAATGCTCTGATCAAGGCCGCCCGCGAGGACGACAAGATCGTCGCGGTGACCGCCGCGATGCCGTCGGGCACCGGCATCGACGCCTTCGGCAAGGAATTTCCGGCGCGCACCTTCGATGTCGGCATTGCCGAACAGCATGCGGTGACCTTCGCTGCCGGCCTCGCGACCGAGGGCTACAAGCCGTTCTGCGCGATCTACTCCACGTTTATGCAACGGGCCTACGACCAGGTCGTCCATGACGTGGCGATCCAGAAGCTGCCCGTGCGCTTCGCGCTCGACCGCGCCGGGCTGGTCGGCGCCGACGGCGCGACCCATGCCGGCGCCTTCGACATCGCCTATCTCGCCTGCCTGCCGGACATGGTCGTGATGGCCGCGGCCGACGAGGCGGAGCTGACGCATATGGTCGCCACGGCGGCCGCCTTCGACGAGGGGCCGATCGCCTTCCGCTATCCGCGCGGCGAAGGCGTGGGGGTCGAAATCCCCGATATCGGCGTGCCGCTCGAGATCGGCCGCGGGCGGGTGGTGCGCGAGGGCTCGCGCGTCGCGCTGCTCTCGCTCGGCACGCGCCTTGCCGAGTGCCTGATGGCGGCCGAGCAGCTCGGCCAGCGCGGCCTGTCGACCACCGTCGCGGATGCGCGCTTCGCCAAGCCGCTCGACGAGGCGCTGATCCTGCGGCTCGCCCGCGAGCACGAAATCCTCGTCACGGTCGAGGAAGGCTCGGTCGGCGGGTTCGGCGCGCATGTGCTGCACCTGCTCGCCCGCTGCGGCGCGCTCGATGGTGGACTCAAGGTGCGCACGCTGACTCTGCCCGACACCTATCAGGAGCATGACAAGCCCGAGGCGATGTACGCCGCCGCCGGCCTCGATGCCGCCGGGATCGTGCGGACGGTGGAAGGGGCGCTCGGCGTCCCGGTCGCGGCCAGGCGCGCCTGA
- a CDS encoding TlyA family RNA methyltransferase has product MAVVVKSRADQLLVDRGLCESRARAQAAIAAGLVIADGHPVRKASQMLAPTAVLTAQAPHPYVSRGALKLAEALDVFGFDPKDRVCIDVGASTGGFTDLLLKRGARHVIAVDVGRDQLHASLRGDPRVTSLEGCDIRSLTAAELPEPPTLAAIDVSFISLRLVLPAVAALLAPDAAIAALIKPQFEAGRAALKKGIVRDEAVHQRVCAEIATVMAELGFTIEEPVPSPIEGGDGNREFLIGGRRAG; this is encoded by the coding sequence GTGGCGGTCGTCGTCAAGAGCCGGGCAGACCAGTTGCTCGTCGATCGCGGGCTGTGCGAGAGCCGTGCGCGCGCCCAGGCCGCCATCGCCGCCGGCCTCGTGATCGCCGATGGCCATCCTGTCCGCAAGGCATCCCAGATGCTCGCGCCAACAGCGGTGCTGACCGCGCAGGCGCCGCACCCTTACGTCTCGCGAGGCGCGCTCAAGCTGGCTGAGGCGCTCGATGTCTTCGGCTTCGATCCGAAGGACCGCGTCTGCATCGATGTCGGCGCCTCGACCGGAGGATTCACCGACCTCCTGTTGAAGCGCGGCGCGCGCCACGTCATCGCTGTCGATGTCGGCCGCGACCAGTTGCATGCGTCGCTGCGGGGTGATCCGCGGGTGACAAGCCTCGAAGGCTGCGACATCCGCAGCCTGACGGCTGCCGAGCTTCCCGAGCCGCCGACGCTCGCCGCGATCGATGTCAGCTTCATCTCGCTGAGGCTCGTGCTGCCTGCGGTGGCGGCTCTGCTGGCGCCCGATGCGGCGATCGCCGCGCTGATCAAGCCGCAATTCGAGGCCGGCCGCGCGGCGCTGAAGAAAGGCATCGTGCGCGACGAGGCGGTGCACCAGCGCGTCTGCGCGGAGATTGCGACCGTGATGGCCGAACTCGGCTTCACGATCGAAGAGCCCGTCCCCTCCCCGATCGAGGGTGGCGACGGCAATCGCGAGTTCCTGATCGGCGGGCGCCGGGCGGGCTGA
- a CDS encoding SOS response-associated peptidase, with amino-acid sequence MCGRYAITLPPTAMRSLFGYAEQPNFPPRYNIAPTQPVPVVRQHEGERQFMLMRWGFIPGWVKDPKDFPLVINIRGESAATKPSFRAALTRRRCLMPADGFYEWHRLGEGRQAESRAYLFRRPDRGLFAFAALWETWHSQDGSEIDTVALVNGPANGLMSAIHDRCPVILDPRDFDCWLDPAAEAKAYTALLRPPPEDLLEMVRIGQAVNKVANDGPEVQAPFDPATAEAPKATTVSARPKPAARARDDGQGSLF; translated from the coding sequence ATGTGCGGTCGCTATGCCATCACCCTGCCCCCCACCGCGATGCGCTCGCTGTTCGGCTATGCCGAGCAGCCGAACTTTCCGCCGCGCTACAACATCGCGCCGACGCAGCCCGTGCCGGTGGTGCGACAGCACGAGGGCGAGCGCCAGTTCATGCTGATGCGCTGGGGCTTCATCCCGGGCTGGGTCAAGGACCCCAAAGACTTCCCGCTCGTGATCAACATCCGCGGCGAGAGCGCCGCGACCAAGCCTTCCTTCCGCGCGGCGCTGACACGGCGGCGCTGCCTGATGCCGGCCGACGGCTTCTATGAATGGCACCGGCTCGGCGAGGGTCGGCAGGCCGAGAGCCGGGCCTATCTGTTCCGGCGGCCCGACCGCGGGCTCTTCGCCTTCGCGGCGCTGTGGGAGACCTGGCATTCGCAGGACGGTTCGGAAATCGATACCGTCGCGCTCGTCAACGGGCCAGCGAACGGGCTGATGTCGGCGATCCACGACCGCTGCCCGGTGATCCTCGATCCGCGCGATTTCGACTGTTGGCTCGATCCCGCGGCCGAGGCTAAGGCCTACACCGCGCTGCTGCGGCCGCCACCGGAGGATCTGCTGGAGATGGTGCGGATCGGCCAAGCCGTGAACAAGGTGGCGAATGACGGCCCGGAGGTTCAGGCGCCGTTCGATCCGGCGACGGCGGAGGCGCCCAAGGCCACGACCGTCAGCGCCAGACCCAAACCGGCGGCGCGCGCCAGGGATGACGGTCAGGGCAGCCTGTTCTGA